Genomic DNA from Methanosarcina sp. MTP4:
CATACGCTCGGGGATGGAAAGGGAACGGACGGCGGGACCTCCGAATTCGGCAGCCATATACCTGACTCCTTCTACTCCGACGTCCCCGATAAGGTGGAGGATAAGGTCCTTGGAATAAACACGCTCAGGCAACTTTCCTTTGATATCAAAGCGGAAGGTTTCAGGTACCCTGAACCAGAGTTTCCCCGTGGCAAAGACGGCTGCCATGTCGGTTGAGCCTATGCCGGTAGAAAACGCCCCTAAAGACCCGTAAGCACAGGTGTGAGAGTCCGATCCCACGATAAGGTCTCCAGGCATCACGTGCCCTTTTTCGGGCAGGACCTGGTGGCAGACCCCTTCATAAACGTCATAATTTAAAATGCCCTGCTCTTCCGCGAACTTCCTTAACATGATATGGTTCTGCGCGGCGTGGATGGAATCCGCAGGGACCTGGTGGTCAAATACGATTACAATCTTGCTGGGGTCCCAGACTGTTTTCTCTTCCTGGCCATTCATAATCTCGTAAAAGCCCTGGATCGCCAGCGGACCTGTAATGTCATGCGTCATTGCCAGGTCTATATTTGCCAGTACAAAATCCCCGGCCTTTACGGATTTCCCGGAGGCTTTCGAAAATATCTTCTCCGAAACAGTCATCGGACGTTCATCACTACCAGACATCCCGGTCATGGGGAATACTACGCTTTATAATAAATAAATTTAATTGATGGTTCGGAGATGGACTGTGAAGAGAAACGTTGTACAGAAGTGCCCGGAAATGTCCGAAAAAGCACAAATAAAGAAGATAAAAAGGGGAATAAAAGGAGATAATAGGGAGAAAAGAGGAAGAGAAGGGAAGAAAAGAGAGATAGAAATAAAATGAGAAGTAAGAGAAAGCGCAATCACATAGAAAGTTCAATCATATTCCGGAATTTTCCAGGGGATCTTTGAAACCCCGCTGCTGTCATGGACAATAAAGGCAAAAGCACCTTTTGCCGCATTTTTCTTTGCGAGTTCCAGGCCGCCACCATCTTTTTCGAAATTTTCAAACTTTTCGTACACAGCAAGCATGTCTTCAAGTTCGGCAAGGTATCTGGAAAGCAGGTCCTCAGCCAGTTTCAGGCTCTCTTCCCTGGATATTGGGCATCCCAGCCCTTCACATTCACAGGTATAAAGCTTCAGGTCTTCCATGTAAAAAGGGTAAGTCCTGCAGAGCATCGGGCGCACTGGGTAGATCCTGCACCTGTTTGCCCCCTGCTCCAGAAAAACACAGTCCCCGTTCCTTTTTCGCCTGAGCATCCAGCCAAAGGCATGGATATTGCCTTCGGAGTCGACGTCCTCTTCCAGTAGTTCCAGGAACTGCAGGGAATTCCCACCTGTATCACCAGAGATGCCCCCACATTTATCACGTCCTGCGGACTCTTGTTCCGCAAACTCCTGTCCTGCAGATTTTTCTGCCTCTTCGCCCTCGTAAACACCATCTTCAGAGGCACCTTTAACTTCATCAACCTCAGACCCGGATTCAAAAACGTCCGGGATAAGGGGGCCTGCAATTTCGAGCTTTGACAGCCCGCTGTACTCCCGAATTTCCCCTATTTCCCGGGGAATTACCAGGACACGGTTGTCCCCGAAAGCCCTTCTGCAGCACTTCCCGCACTGGCGGCAGGAAAAGCCTGTTTTTTCAATTTCGGCTGCAAGTTTTTCAGGGTCAAGCCTGCGGGCTGCCTCGATTTCTTTTTTGAGGCCGGAAATCAAAAGGAGCTGGAACTTTGTTTTCCCGGAATTTTGTTTGGATTTTTGCCCGCTGTCTGAACTGGAACCTTTCATACTGCACCTCACAGATATTGCACTTCACAGTACCCTGCTGCTACATCAAATTAACGCAGGAATTGTTATGCGAAAAAACGGCACAAAATTTCACAGTAAATTCAGAAGAAAATAACCGGGAAGACCACCCGGAAAAAACCCTCGCCTTTCCAGCAATCAACGCAGACCAAAAATTCATCAGTAAGCTTTATATCCAGAACCCAATTTAAACTCTAATTTATATGTGGCAGACATTACTCAAAAAATTTGAAAAATACCCGGCTCAGGCAAAGGTGCTTAAACTCTTATTCGAACGCGGCTTCCAGGTAAATGAAGAAGGCAAAGTAACTTCCGGAAGTATCGAGATAGCGCACACCCAGCTTGCAAAAGAAGCAGGAGTTGACCGGAGAGTGGTTGACGCAACCACAAAAACCATCGTCTCGGACAAACTGCTCAGCACTATTTTCAAAAACGTCCATTCCATTCCCTTCTTAAGAGACGTTGCTCCCTCTCTGGACCTCGGAGTCATCATAATCATCCCCGAAGACGCCGCACATGTGGGCATACTTGCAGAAGTTGCAACTCTCATCTCAAGACACGAAGTGAGCATCCGCCAGGCAGTCTCCGACGACCCCTACCTGACCGACAACCCCCGGCTAACCATCATCACCGACCAGAAAGTCCCCGGCGATCTCGTGGACGATATCCTGAAACTCCCCAGCGTGAAGGGTGTAAGCATTTACTGAAAAGTTCTAAAAAAATTAAAAGGAAAACAGGAAGAAAAAAGGAAAACAGGAAGAAAAAGGAAAACAGGAAGAAAAAGGAAAAAAGAAAGCGGGACAGGAAAACCCCGCGTTTCATATTGTTTTTCCCTAATCAAAATATTTTTACGGACAGGATCTGAGAAAAGCTTAAGGTCTGTGTGGCAGAAACTCAGATGAGTGTTGCCCATCCATTATTATAGGCATTATAGTAGCCATTGTAGCATTCATTGTCAAGCCAATAGCTCCCCTGCACGGTTCCAAAAAACCCTGCAACTTTGTATTCAGCGTTTTCGTACCCTTTCACCTGATGTCCGGGAATAATGAATATGTCATCGTCCTGGTGGGCATTTGCTACCACCGCACCGTTCGGAAGCTCCCAGAGCCGTACATGATAGCCCCCAAGCACCCTGTACTTGCTGTCGGCCATACCGTCCCCACGTACCCAGCTTCCGTCAGGGTATGAGAGGTAGTGAGTGTATTCCGAGGGGTTGTCAACCCATCTTTGCCGCAGGATTACGCTTTTCACTGTTTTCAGGTTACTCTGTTCCCAGACAAGGTTCACCGGGTCTTCGAGTTCATAGAACCACAGGACTTTTGACCATGTCCACTGAGAATAAGAGACAGAAGCAGAGTCACAAACCGGGGCAGAAGCAGAGTCACAAGCCAGCCACCATTCATATGGGTCATCGGCAGTTGTCAGGACCACGGATTTCTCGGACAGGACCTCTTTTCGGTCTCCCGGATACATCGCAAAAGGACCTGCCTGTGTATTGACAGTTACCTGCTTTCCCGAAGGGGCGGTAAAAGATTTTGTTTTTGTTAATTTATCAACTTTGAATTTCTGTTTAAGTTTCTCTCCGGAATAAGTCTCGGTAATTTCGAACTTCCCGTCTTTTTTGTATTTGTAAACCGTTGCCACCTCTACTTCCACGGTGTGAGCTTGCTTCCATTCTTCCCAGGAGGAAGAATCAACGGGCTTTTCTCCACTGTCTTCATTCCAGGGAGATTTGTTCTCCTGAGCAGCTCCTGCCGCCGGAACCAGCCCCATTCCTAAAAACAGCATCATAACGACTAAGCTGATTAAAACCAATTTTTTGCAGATATTCAACTATTCCCCTCCAATAATTTCCTGAACACCAGAAACAATTATCGCATACAAAAACAAACGTGATCCGTATATATTTATTTGAGAAACACAATGCCAGTATAGTTACAAAGTAATATTAGAAACAAAAAAGTGATATGGGAAACAAAACTTCACATATTTTAAGATCCGAAGCTGCGAGTTTAAAGACAGTTTCCTGGAATTCGGGACAAAACTTTAGGATAAGAGTATTCCTGCCGATGGTGCAGGGGAAAGCCGGAAAAAAGCCCTTGGGAAGGGATTGAAAAATTCCAGGGGGAAAATATCCATGTTCAGGGTTTTTTATAATTTAAAGCGTCAATAGACCCTGATTAATAAAAATAACTTCGAACAGGCCTGCAGTTAAAGCCACCTATAAATAATAACAGTGTATATTTTCTAATATGTCCCGAGTAAGCATTTTTCCCTGCTTATTCGGAATTTTGAAAAAAATTAAAAGAACATTTCATTTCCAATCCTTACAGAACAAAGGGGGATTTTGCATAAAGAAAATTCTTATCATTTGCTTAATTTTGCTGGCAGCAGTACAGGTGGGCGCTGCCAGTTCCAGCTCCGAGTACTTAAAAATTACTACGGATGTGAACAACGGATATGCAATTACCACAGTTGAGGAAAAGCTTAACAACCCGACAGATACGGCGATAAACGACGAATTCAGTTTCCTGATCCCGGAAGAGGCTTTCATCTCTGGTTTTTCCCTGATCGTTGACGGGAAAGAATACAGGGCCAAAGTCCTTCCTGAAGAGGAAGCCTCCGAGAAATACGAAACTGCGGCATCTGAAGGGAGGACAGCCGGACTCCTGGAAACGAAAGAAGAAAACCTTTTTTCCTATGTCCTCAGCTTCGAACCCGGCCAGAGCATTACCGTGAAACTGAGCTATGAACAGGCGCTTAAGAAAACGCTCGGTGAGTACGAACTGGTGCAGCTCCTGGAAAGCAATCATCCGGTTAACAACCTCTCGGTAAACGTAAACGTAAATGCTGCAAACCAGCTCACCCGCCTGGAAGCCCCGGACTTCCCCGGAGCCGAAGTTGAGTACCTTTCTGCAAACAGCGGACAGGTGAGATATAAGGCAAACTCGCTGTCTTCCTCGGAACTCAGGGTAATTTTCGAAACGGCAAACCCACCCCTGAACGGGAACATGCTCTTTTACGAAAACGGGGGTAAGGGATACATGATGCACATTTTTTCCCCGAGTGAAGAGGATATGGGGACTTCGGCCATGAGCAAGGAAATAATCTTTGTGCTTGACAAATCAGGCTCGATGCAGGGCTACAAAATGGAGCAGGTAAAGGAAGTGTTCGGAGACATAATTGAGGACCTGCCTCCCGGAGACCGCTTTAACATAATCTCCTTCGACGGGTACGTCCGGAGCTATTCCGAAAGCCTCATGGAAGCAAGCTCCGAGGAAAAAGCCGGAGCCCTGGACTTTGTAAACAGCCTCAATGCAAGAGGCGGCACGAACATCAATGAAGCCCTCCTTACCGCCCTCGGGATGTTCGACCCTGCAAGTGAAAGGGTGCCTATCATCGTCTTCCTGACCGACGGGGAACCCACGGAAGGGGTTACCTCCCCTTACGCAATCCGACAGAACATCCAGGGTGTCAACGAGGCACAGGTCTCGGTCTTCTCCATCGCCTTCGGGATCGATTCCGAAAGCAATTACCAGTTCCTCAGAGCCATGAGCCTTGAGAATTACGGGACCGCAGAGTGGTTTTCCCCTGAAGATAACGCAGCCGAAGAAATAGGCGGCTTCTACGAAACAATTTCAACGCCCCTGATCACGGACATGGAATTTTC
This window encodes:
- a CDS encoding 3-isopropylmalate dehydratase large subunit — encoded protein: MTVSEKIFSKASGKSVKAGDFVLANIDLAMTHDITGPLAIQGFYEIMNGQEEKTVWDPSKIVIVFDHQVPADSIHAAQNHIMLRKFAEEQGILNYDVYEGVCHQVLPEKGHVMPGDLIVGSDSHTCAYGSLGAFSTGIGSTDMAAVFATGKLWFRVPETFRFDIKGKLPERVYSKDLILHLIGDVGVEGVRYMAAEFGGPAVRSLSIPERMTMSNMAIEMGGKAGIIEADEVTAAYLKERIPDYEFDPYWKSDEDAAYFDVRHYDISDLEPQVACPHNVDNVKPVSEVEGTKVDQIFMGSCTNGRFEDIKILADIMGDEPVAKGLRLLVVPASRTEYMKLMKAGYIEKLMEAGAIVESPCCGPCMGGSFGLLGAGEVGLATSNRNFKGREGSAESFVYLCSPATAGASALTGEITDPRKV
- a CDS encoding YkgJ family cysteine cluster protein, with the translated sequence MKGSSSDSGQKSKQNSGKTKFQLLLISGLKKEIEAARRLDPEKLAAEIEKTGFSCRQCGKCCRRAFGDNRVLVIPREIGEIREYSGLSKLEIAGPLIPDVFESGSEVDEVKGASEDGVYEGEEAEKSAGQEFAEQESAGRDKCGGISGDTGGNSLQFLELLEEDVDSEGNIHAFGWMLRRKRNGDCVFLEQGANRCRIYPVRPMLCRTYPFYMEDLKLYTCECEGLGCPISREESLKLAEDLLSRYLAELEDMLAVYEKFENFEKDGGGLELAKKNAAKGAFAFIVHDSSGVSKIPWKIPEYD
- a CDS encoding amino acid-binding protein, with the translated sequence MWQTLLKKFEKYPAQAKVLKLLFERGFQVNEEGKVTSGSIEIAHTQLAKEAGVDRRVVDATTKTIVSDKLLSTIFKNVHSIPFLRDVAPSLDLGVIIIIPEDAAHVGILAEVATLISRHEVSIRQAVSDDPYLTDNPRLTIITDQKVPGDLVDDILKLPSVKGVSIY
- a CDS encoding VIT domain-containing protein; its protein translation is MLAAVQVGAASSSSEYLKITTDVNNGYAITTVEEKLNNPTDTAINDEFSFLIPEEAFISGFSLIVDGKEYRAKVLPEEEASEKYETAASEGRTAGLLETKEENLFSYVLSFEPGQSITVKLSYEQALKKTLGEYELVQLLESNHPVNNLSVNVNVNAANQLTRLEAPDFPGAEVEYLSANSGQVRYKANSLSSSELRVIFETANPPLNGNMLFYENGGKGYMMHIFSPSEEDMGTSAMSKEIIFVLDKSGSMQGYKMEQVKEVFGDIIEDLPPGDRFNIISFDGYVRSYSESLMEASSEEKAGALDFVNSLNARGGTNINEALLTALGMFDPASERVPIIVFLTDGEPTEGVTSPYAIRQNIQGVNEAQVSVFSIAFGIDSESNYQFLRAMSLENYGTAEWFSPEDNAAEEIGGFYETISTPLITDMEFSYGEGVSEIVNTGVKNLFAGSDAIILGKYPSETGRVLTDVTATTRTGDRDFSEEFEVDPAEVNSFIPRLWAYTTIETLMDRIEVEGETEELVSEVTALALEFGFVTPYTSLFVELPEPAPEEDKSEDSEAAEEAMEMPAEEVEEAGGEWDEEEVVEEEDEMAESYPAQPKPGAGSSYDRNTAYEEAEDVEELDEEEPTPGFGLLSTLMGVLGIGFLLQRRQG